One window from the genome of Asterias amurensis chromosome 12, ASM3211899v1 encodes:
- the LOC139945073 gene encoding uncharacterized protein has translation MEAEDGNGSFQSGKTSWLLGLICPCLSSNLGSPETKPMRWFQVENGQLQSVPKKKLTKRQKRSNSTDARKRAENYTVVKDAQNNPSPIIINKESSEFDWSTRWGTTSNVLDTQKNRDTVSDFRKQPVFSARELSAQSSDAHSCDDETPPLLRSDGDPYQPYVIMEIANASCPETESERMNNPSQAHEIPGSENDDEDKGGEQTENV, from the exons ATGGAAGCAGAGGATGGGAATGGGAGCTTCCAATCTGGGAAGACATCCTGGCTTCTTGGTTTGATCTGTCCGTGTCTTAGCAGTAATCTCGGCAGTCCAGAGACTAAACCAATGAGATGGTTCCAAGTTGAGAACGGCCAGCTTCAGTCTGTCCCAAAGAAAAAGCTCACAAAGCGACAGAAGCGCTCCAATTCCACTGACGCGCGCAAAAGAGCGGAAAATTACACAGTCGTCAAGGATGCTCAGAATAATCCCTCGCCAATTATCATTAACAAAGAATCCTCTGAGTTTGATTGGAGTACGAGATGGGGAACGACATCGAACGTTTTGGACACGCAGAAAAATCGCGACACGGTGTCGGATTTTCGGAAGCAGCCAGTGTTCTCTGCGAGGGAGTTGTCTGCGCAGAGCAGTGACGCGCACTCATGTGACGATGAGACACCTCCGTTGTTACGGAGTGATGGGGACCCGTACCAGCCGTATGTGATCATGGAGATTGCAAATGCAAGCTGTCCAGAGACAGAGTCAGAAAGAATGAATAATCCCAGTCAAGCACATGAGATTCCGGGATCAGAG aatgaTGATGAGGATAAAGGAGGTGAACAAACGGAGAATGTATGA